The Prevotella melaninogenica ATCC 25845 genome includes a window with the following:
- a CDS encoding ATP-dependent helicase, whose protein sequence is MINQDKEEAILSALNESQREAVEYCTGPSLVIAGAGSGKTRVLTYKIAYLLNKGLKPWNILALTFTNKAAREMKERIAQITTAKDAQHLYMGTFHSIFARILRREGEAIGFGSNFTIYDENDSRSLIKSIVKALDLDEKTYKPASVHNFISMAKNHLITASEYAEDRAAIERDRSARMPAIHMIYKAYEARCRQANAMDFDDILLYTFLLFRDNKEIREKYGQQFEYILVDEYQDTNYAQVSIISQLAETHRRICVVGDDYQSIYSFRGANIDNILDFKHKFDDAKLFKLERNYRSTQLIVQAANSLMKHNERQIPKDVFSKEAEGDKILYKPCYSDREEAMVVANELKRIKRNDDCDYGNFAILYRTNAQSRSFEDEFRKQGIPYKIIGGLSFYQRKEIKDIIAYFRLVSNPNDEEAFRRIINYPTRGIGNTTIQKIIDCAQRNSVSLWETILNPIQYGLDVNKGTMTKLFAFRTLISGFIKNVALKDAYELGKEIIEESGLSADIRSGSEPEDLARRENLEEFMSAMQGFVDSGREEGREENVYLTDYLQEVALYTDADKEDDDTPKVTLMTIHAAKGLEFPTVFVVGLEENIFPSPMSASSKREIEEERRLLYVAITRAERHCILTNAKNRFRYGSMQVDNPSRFLNDFDPALIHVEDEANSAFGGERRKMPWDEDNSSRNAWGRNRSEDNFREYEPNKAYTGSRPWGQEYRQMGSRWQNSNPVASQFRADPKPKITERKRPEAAVDPFSERAKRRLIAEGGNFKRLSSAMTNGGRTLSTESTSISSISSTASIAGLSVGVTIEHQRFGIGKVLNLEGSGENAKATVEFRNAGTKQLLLKFAKFKIIG, encoded by the coding sequence ATGATAAATCAAGATAAGGAAGAGGCTATCCTCTCCGCACTGAACGAAAGCCAGCGTGAGGCAGTTGAGTATTGTACAGGACCATCACTGGTGATTGCTGGTGCTGGATCTGGTAAGACCCGTGTCCTTACCTATAAGATTGCCTACCTACTTAATAAAGGCTTGAAGCCATGGAACATTCTTGCACTTACGTTTACAAACAAAGCTGCAAGAGAGATGAAGGAACGTATCGCACAGATAACAACTGCTAAAGATGCGCAACATCTTTATATGGGAACGTTCCACTCCATCTTTGCACGTATCCTACGTCGTGAAGGGGAGGCTATCGGCTTTGGAAGTAATTTCACTATTTATGACGAAAACGACTCTCGTTCGCTTATTAAGAGTATTGTAAAAGCCTTAGACCTTGACGAGAAAACATATAAACCTGCCTCGGTGCATAACTTTATTTCAATGGCAAAGAACCATCTTATTACTGCTTCAGAATATGCAGAAGACCGTGCTGCCATTGAGCGTGACCGAAGTGCACGTATGCCGGCTATCCACATGATTTACAAAGCATACGAAGCAAGATGTCGTCAGGCAAATGCAATGGACTTTGACGATATTCTGCTTTATACCTTCTTGCTCTTCCGTGATAACAAAGAGATTAGAGAGAAGTATGGCCAGCAGTTTGAATATATCTTGGTAGACGAGTATCAAGACACAAACTATGCACAGGTTAGTATCATCAGCCAGTTGGCTGAGACACATCGTCGTATCTGTGTTGTGGGTGATGACTATCAGAGTATCTATTCTTTCCGTGGTGCAAACATTGACAATATCCTTGACTTCAAGCATAAGTTTGACGATGCTAAACTCTTTAAGTTAGAGCGCAATTACCGTTCAACACAGCTCATCGTACAGGCAGCTAACTCGTTGATGAAACACAACGAACGACAGATTCCTAAGGATGTATTTTCTAAAGAAGCCGAAGGAGACAAGATTCTCTATAAACCTTGCTATAGTGATAGGGAAGAGGCTATGGTTGTTGCGAATGAACTGAAGCGTATCAAACGCAATGATGACTGTGATTATGGCAACTTTGCCATTCTCTACCGTACGAATGCACAGAGTCGTTCTTTCGAGGATGAATTCCGCAAACAAGGTATTCCTTACAAGATTATTGGTGGACTTTCGTTTTATCAACGTAAGGAAATCAAAGATATCATCGCATATTTCCGCTTGGTTTCTAACCCTAATGACGAAGAGGCCTTCCGGCGTATCATCAATTACCCAACACGTGGAATTGGTAACACGACCATTCAAAAGATTATTGATTGTGCCCAACGCAATTCTGTATCGCTATGGGAAACTATCCTCAATCCTATTCAATATGGATTAGATGTCAACAAGGGTACAATGACAAAGCTTTTTGCTTTCAGAACACTTATCAGTGGCTTTATTAAGAATGTAGCATTGAAGGATGCATACGAGCTTGGAAAGGAGATTATTGAAGAGAGTGGACTAAGTGCTGATATACGTTCGGGGAGTGAGCCAGAGGACTTGGCTCGTCGAGAGAACTTAGAAGAGTTTATGTCGGCTATGCAGGGCTTTGTGGACTCTGGACGCGAAGAAGGACGAGAAGAGAATGTTTACCTTACTGACTACCTTCAGGAAGTAGCATTATACACAGATGCTGACAAGGAAGACGATGACACTCCGAAAGTTACATTAATGACAATTCACGCAGCAAAAGGATTAGAATTTCCTACGGTATTTGTCGTTGGATTGGAGGAAAATATATTCCCAAGTCCTATGTCAGCAAGTTCAAAACGTGAGATAGAAGAAGAGAGAAGATTACTCTATGTGGCTATAACACGTGCCGAACGACATTGTATATTGACGAATGCAAAGAATCGTTTTCGCTATGGATCAATGCAAGTGGACAACCCAAGTCGTTTCTTAAATGATTTCGACCCTGCACTGATTCATGTAGAAGATGAAGCAAACAGTGCTTTTGGAGGTGAACGACGTAAGATGCCTTGGGACGAGGATAATAGTTCAAGAAACGCTTGGGGACGTAATCGCTCAGAAGATAATTTCCGTGAGTACGAACCAAACAAGGCATACACAGGTAGCAGACCTTGGGGACAAGAATATCGTCAAATGGGCTCGAGATGGCAGAATTCAAATCCTGTTGCAAGCCAATTTCGTGCTGATCCAAAGCCAAAGATAACTGAACGTAAACGTCCTGAAGCTGCTGTTGACCCATTCTCTGAGCGTGCTAAACGCAGATTAATAGCGGAGGGTGGTAATTTCAAACGCCTATCATCTGCAATGACAAATGGCGGTAGAACATTATCAACAGAGAGTACTTCAATATCCTCGATTTCATCGACAGCCTCAATAGCTGGACTCAGTGTTGGCGTGACCATTGAACATCAACGCTTCGGCATTGGAAAGGTATTAAACCTTGAAGGCTCTGGAGAAAATGCTAAGGCAACAGTTGAGTTCCGTAATGCAGGAACCAAACAACTACTGCTGAAGTTTGCCAAATTTAAGATTATTGGTTAA
- a CDS encoding UvrD-helicase domain-containing protein, protein MEKALTVYKASAGSGKTFTLASEYITLVVKYPQDYKKILAVTFTNKATQEMKTRILSQLYGIAHKLPDSQAYYEQVLRKTGFPELTIRENAAEALSLLTHHYNEFRVQTIDAFFQSVLRNLARELNLTANLRIDLNDEQVEAQAVDELINSLEEGEEVLTWIRDYIDKNIEDDKGWNVIGQIKDFGKNIFKDFYKDHKAELDSRFREESFFDDFITVLRKIRKESPKKVKEQAGKLLQKISDAGVDTGYFIKGLCGYITKQFENEPTDEGPSANVLKCLDSPDNWLLKKCPAGEKERISTLISESWYDDLLLLEQYRKECWKEYQSSNLTLKHLSQLRLLHAISEAVDEINKDTNRFMLSNTQSLLSTLMKDTDTPFVFEKMGAYLKHIMIDEFQDTSTIQWTNFRKLLDNCMAQIESHNLIVGDVKQSIYRWRQGDWKLLNNIEHDFSEEQIKIEPLETNYRSEENIIRFNNAFFTQAVIQTVKELESDDIKGASQLIEAYKEIEQKPRKDDGKGSVHIKLFPYDKKAVSEYNENVLNELINNIRELLKRGYKQKDIAILVRSKGVIQDIADKFQGEFGTDVSIVSDEAFQLDASLAVNVIIAALRLLTHPDDKLTESKLVKLYQQQVKQTDRDNNALFVDEGEKELKSFLPSGYVDKFDFLLRSSLVDLVDEIYSLFNLGSLEGQSAYVCTFYDTLNEYLRDHPADIDDFIEEWEDSLSSNTIQSDEVDGIRLITIHKSKGLEYDNVLIPFCDWGLEKTVGNTIWCPGDNKEKPYGDLPLIPIDFSKKMIGTVFEDDYKEEHLQNTVDNMNLLYVAFTRAGKNLFITGKKASKTTFTKLQNGNTATDRSQIIQLVIDDLANELPEAKVDDAGDKEAISFDFGTLLDCEQRVDKEKSTENPFELTPKTHKLKIETFPHPVSFRQSNKSHDFINGEDIDPSDANRYIKVGNILHQLFSTILTEDDIEPRLKELEQEGVIYNDEVTSRELQNKIANALMNEKVKDWFSSRWKLFNECTILDYDKESGDIHEHRPDRVMTDGKEIIVVDFKFGKPREEYHEQVQRYMSLLMRMGYEKVSGYIWYVVRNEIVPTPFLPLKGE, encoded by the coding sequence ATGGAAAAAGCATTAACGGTTTATAAAGCGTCAGCAGGTTCAGGTAAGACTTTTACGTTAGCATCGGAATATATTACTTTAGTGGTAAAGTATCCACAAGATTATAAGAAGATTCTTGCTGTTACCTTCACCAATAAGGCAACGCAGGAGATGAAAACGCGTATTCTTTCCCAGCTATATGGTATTGCCCATAAGTTGCCAGATTCTCAGGCATATTATGAACAGGTATTACGGAAGACTGGTTTCCCTGAACTCACGATTAGAGAGAATGCCGCTGAAGCTTTGTCGCTGCTTACCCATCATTATAATGAGTTTCGTGTACAGACGATTGACGCCTTCTTTCAATCTGTATTGCGTAATCTTGCTCGTGAACTGAATCTTACGGCTAATCTCCGTATTGATCTCAATGATGAACAAGTGGAAGCTCAGGCTGTCGATGAGTTGATTAATAGTCTTGAGGAAGGCGAAGAGGTCTTGACTTGGATTCGCGATTACATCGATAAAAATATTGAAGATGACAAGGGGTGGAACGTCATTGGACAGATAAAAGACTTTGGAAAGAATATTTTTAAGGACTTCTATAAAGACCATAAGGCAGAACTTGATAGTCGGTTTCGTGAAGAATCGTTTTTTGACGATTTCATAACGGTTTTGCGTAAGATACGAAAGGAAAGTCCTAAGAAGGTTAAAGAACAGGCAGGAAAGTTACTTCAAAAAATAAGTGATGCTGGTGTTGATACTGGATATTTCATTAAAGGATTGTGTGGATATATTACTAAGCAGTTTGAGAATGAACCTACAGATGAGGGACCATCTGCAAATGTGTTGAAATGTCTTGATAGTCCAGATAATTGGTTGCTGAAGAAATGCCCTGCAGGGGAGAAAGAGCGCATTAGTACTCTTATCTCCGAATCATGGTATGATGACTTACTGCTATTAGAACAATATCGAAAAGAATGTTGGAAAGAGTATCAATCCAGTAATCTTACACTTAAACATCTTTCTCAACTTCGTCTTTTACATGCCATTTCTGAGGCTGTTGATGAGATAAATAAAGACACGAACCGATTTATGCTAAGTAACACTCAGTCACTACTTAGCACTTTGATGAAAGATACTGATACTCCATTCGTTTTTGAAAAGATGGGTGCTTACTTGAAGCATATCATGATTGATGAGTTTCAAGATACGAGTACTATTCAATGGACTAATTTCCGTAAGTTACTCGATAACTGTATGGCTCAAATAGAATCTCACAATTTGATTGTGGGTGATGTTAAGCAGAGTATTTATCGATGGCGCCAAGGTGATTGGAAGTTACTAAACAATATTGAGCATGACTTCTCTGAAGAGCAAATAAAGATAGAACCTCTTGAAACTAATTATCGTTCTGAAGAGAATATAATCCGATTTAACAACGCTTTCTTTACGCAGGCCGTTATTCAAACAGTTAAAGAATTAGAGAGTGATGATATAAAAGGTGCTTCTCAGTTGATAGAAGCTTATAAAGAGATTGAACAGAAACCAAGAAAAGATGATGGTAAGGGATCTGTTCATATAAAACTCTTTCCTTATGATAAAAAGGCAGTATCAGAATATAACGAGAATGTTCTCAATGAATTAATTAATAATATCCGTGAACTATTAAAACGTGGGTATAAACAAAAGGATATTGCAATTCTTGTCCGATCAAAAGGAGTAATACAAGATATTGCCGACAAGTTCCAAGGTGAGTTTGGTACAGATGTAAGTATTGTTTCTGATGAAGCATTCCAATTGGATGCTTCGTTAGCTGTTAATGTGATTATTGCTGCTCTGCGATTGCTTACACATCCTGATGATAAACTTACAGAAAGTAAGTTGGTTAAGCTTTATCAACAACAAGTAAAACAGACGGATAGAGATAATAATGCTTTATTTGTAGATGAAGGTGAAAAAGAATTAAAGTCTTTTTTACCAAGTGGTTATGTAGATAAGTTTGATTTTTTGTTAAGATCGTCACTTGTAGATCTTGTTGATGAGATTTACTCACTTTTTAATCTCGGTAGTCTTGAAGGACAAAGTGCATACGTATGTACATTCTACGATACATTGAATGAGTATTTGAGAGACCATCCTGCAGATATTGATGATTTCATCGAAGAATGGGAAGATAGTCTTTCAAGCAATACAATTCAAAGTGATGAAGTTGATGGAATACGTTTGATTACCATTCATAAGAGTAAGGGATTGGAATATGATAACGTTCTGATTCCTTTCTGTGATTGGGGATTAGAAAAAACAGTAGGTAATACAATATGGTGTCCAGGTGATAATAAGGAGAAGCCTTATGGAGATTTACCGTTGATTCCGATAGATTTTTCTAAAAAGATGATAGGTACTGTCTTTGAAGATGATTACAAAGAAGAGCATCTTCAGAATACTGTAGATAACATGAATTTGCTTTATGTTGCCTTTACACGTGCAGGAAAGAATCTATTTATTACTGGTAAAAAGGCTTCTAAAACCACTTTTACTAAGCTACAAAATGGTAATACTGCCACAGATCGTTCACAGATTATTCAATTAGTTATTGATGATCTTGCTAATGAATTGCCAGAAGCAAAGGTTGATGATGCTGGTGATAAGGAGGCTATCAGTTTCGATTTTGGTACTTTGTTGGATTGTGAACAGCGTGTTGATAAGGAGAAGTCTACGGAGAATCCTTTTGAACTTACTCCTAAGACGCATAAATTAAAGATAGAAACTTTCCCCCATCCTGTTAGCTTCCGACAGAGTAATAAGAGTCATGACTTTATCAATGGTGAGGATATTGACCCTTCAGATGCAAATCGTTATATAAAGGTTGGAAATATACTTCACCAACTTTTTTCTACTATCCTTACTGAAGATGATATTGAACCACGCTTGAAGGAATTAGAACAAGAAGGAGTTATCTATAATGATGAGGTTACATCGAGAGAATTGCAGAATAAGATTGCCAATGCTCTGATGAATGAGAAAGTAAAAGATTGGTTTAGTTCACGATGGAAGTTGTTTAATGAGTGCACCATTCTTGACTATGATAAGGAGAGTGGAGATATTCATGAACATCGTCCTGACCGTGTAATGACCGATGGAAAGGAGATTATTGTAGTAGATTTCAAGTTTGGTAAACCACGTGAAGAATACCATGAGCAAGTACAACGCTACATGAGTTTGCTTATGCGAATGGGCTATGAGAAGGTGTCTGGTTATATTTGGTATGTCGTTAGAAATGAGATCGTACCAACCCCTTTTCTTCCATTAAAGGGCGAATAG
- a CDS encoding PD-(D/E)XK nuclease family protein, with protein MNTFLEHVAADLLKKYGNDMAHIAVVFPNKRAALFLNQALARLADGPVWSPAYITISDFFRQHSELTIADPIKSICDLYKSYIEVTGNTNETLDHFYGWGQLLLADFDDIDKNMANAEMVFSNISNLKELDDISYLTDEQKVELRRFFANFDDDPEGIRERFITLWNKLNDIYNDFKQRLKSQKLAYEGMLYRDVVEKTKIEAQYECYVFVGFNVLQKVEQLLFKRFLKEERASFYWDYDRYYMKPTNEAGNYIRCWLDKFPNALPNDSDELYDNLGKEKDINIISAPTENLQARYITEWLRENERYKDGKRTAIVLCDEHLLQTVIHCIPDEVETLNVTTGYPLQQTPIASMVTQLWALQTEGYSVQEQSYRLHYVNRVLRHPYGKYLTPKVAEIIERLNSERQFYVKPKEGSIFEYHPSDKQNLQVLVNWLAETIRFIGVNGAADKDPLFEESVFRMYTLLTRLSDLMINGDLDADKIIFRRLLTQLIAATSIPFHGEPARGVQVMGVLETRNLDFDHVLVLSCNEGNMPKGIDDASFIPHLIRKAYELTTIDNKVSIYSYYFHSLIQRAKDVTFLYNNSTQGSHTGEMSRFILQLMVEWNHPIHRLTLQAGQEPMHCEAEVVEKNEAVLNRLDEISYFSPTAINTYITCQLKYYFKYIAGINELDEVDVDDVDNRMFGNIFHTAAQLMYEKLLPREVITAKNIDYLLKTGKSTQSLTSGNAELTLDDIVDEAFATELFHQQRGVKKHPKLNGLQLINREVIIKYLHQLLRIDRRSAPLRVIGHEFPVKRSLTINVNGLEKQIETGGRIDRLDEILVDSDSARLRVVDYKTGGKAAESLKSVDEMFDSKNLSKKSDYTMQAMLYSLIEAKNDSEHNPNHRAVSPALLFIQHAGSEDYTPVLSIDKEEVTDVTVYEEDFLRNLTEKLEEIHNPNIAFAPTDNTDSCQYCPYKQMCGR; from the coding sequence ATGAATACATTTCTCGAACACGTTGCAGCTGATTTACTGAAGAAGTATGGTAATGACATGGCGCATATAGCTGTTGTCTTTCCTAATAAGCGTGCTGCACTCTTTCTGAATCAAGCATTAGCTCGATTGGCTGATGGTCCTGTATGGAGTCCAGCATATATTACCATCTCTGACTTCTTTCGTCAACATTCAGAGCTAACAATAGCTGATCCTATTAAAAGTATTTGCGATCTTTATAAGAGTTACATCGAGGTAACAGGCAATACAAATGAAACCTTAGACCACTTCTATGGTTGGGGGCAACTGCTCTTAGCCGATTTCGATGACATCGATAAGAATATGGCAAACGCTGAGATGGTCTTCTCTAATATTAGTAACCTTAAAGAGTTAGATGATATTAGTTATCTTACCGATGAACAGAAAGTAGAATTACGCCGTTTCTTCGCTAATTTCGACGATGATCCAGAGGGTATTAGAGAGCGTTTTATAACTCTTTGGAATAAGTTGAATGATATATATAATGATTTCAAGCAAAGGCTTAAATCTCAAAAACTTGCATACGAAGGTATGCTTTATCGTGATGTGGTAGAGAAAACAAAGATAGAAGCACAATATGAATGCTATGTTTTTGTCGGATTCAACGTACTTCAGAAGGTAGAACAGCTTCTTTTCAAACGCTTCTTAAAGGAAGAAAGGGCAAGTTTCTATTGGGATTATGACCGATATTATATGAAGCCAACAAATGAAGCAGGTAACTATATTCGTTGTTGGCTTGATAAATTCCCCAATGCTTTACCAAACGATAGCGATGAATTGTATGATAATTTAGGTAAAGAGAAGGATATAAACATTATCTCTGCTCCTACAGAGAACTTACAAGCACGTTATATCACCGAGTGGTTGCGCGAGAATGAAAGATATAAAGATGGTAAGCGAACAGCAATTGTTCTTTGTGATGAACATCTGTTGCAGACTGTAATCCATTGTATACCTGATGAAGTCGAAACTCTGAATGTCACAACGGGTTATCCGTTACAACAAACCCCGATAGCATCGATGGTTACGCAGCTTTGGGCGTTACAGACAGAAGGTTATTCTGTACAAGAACAGAGTTATAGACTTCACTATGTAAACAGAGTATTACGACATCCTTATGGGAAGTATCTCACACCAAAAGTTGCCGAAATCATCGAACGATTGAATAGTGAACGACAGTTTTATGTAAAGCCAAAAGAAGGCTCAATCTTTGAATACCATCCAAGTGATAAGCAGAACCTACAAGTATTAGTTAATTGGTTGGCAGAAACTATCCGTTTCATCGGTGTAAATGGTGCAGCTGACAAAGACCCACTTTTTGAAGAGTCTGTTTTTCGTATGTACACCTTACTCACACGATTGTCTGATTTGATGATAAATGGGGATTTAGATGCAGATAAGATTATCTTCCGTCGTTTATTAACACAACTTATTGCTGCTACAAGTATTCCTTTCCATGGTGAACCAGCACGTGGAGTACAAGTGATGGGCGTTCTTGAAACGCGTAATCTCGATTTCGATCATGTACTTGTGCTCTCTTGTAATGAAGGTAATATGCCAAAGGGAATAGACGATGCATCGTTCATACCTCATCTTATTCGTAAGGCATACGAGTTAACAACAATTGATAATAAGGTGTCTATCTACAGTTACTATTTCCATAGTCTGATTCAGCGGGCAAAAGATGTTACTTTCCTTTATAATAACTCCACTCAAGGTAGCCATACAGGAGAGATGAGTCGTTTCATTTTACAGTTGATGGTAGAGTGGAATCACCCAATTCATCGATTAACTTTGCAAGCAGGGCAAGAGCCTATGCACTGTGAAGCAGAAGTGGTTGAAAAGAATGAAGCTGTACTGAATAGACTCGATGAAATCAGTTATTTCTCCCCAACTGCTATTAATACATATATAACTTGCCAGCTAAAGTATTACTTTAAGTATATTGCAGGTATTAATGAACTCGATGAAGTCGATGTAGATGATGTTGATAATCGAATGTTTGGTAATATCTTTCATACAGCAGCACAGCTTATGTATGAAAAGTTACTACCAAGAGAAGTCATCACAGCTAAGAACATAGATTATTTGTTGAAGACAGGTAAGAGCACACAGTCACTCACATCAGGCAATGCAGAACTTACATTGGATGATATTGTCGACGAGGCATTTGCTACTGAACTATTTCATCAACAACGAGGAGTAAAGAAACATCCAAAGCTCAATGGACTCCAACTCATCAATCGTGAAGTTATCATAAAGTACCTTCATCAATTATTGCGAATTGATCGACGTTCTGCCCCATTGCGTGTGATTGGTCATGAGTTTCCTGTTAAACGCTCATTGACAATTAATGTGAATGGATTGGAGAAGCAAATAGAAACAGGTGGACGTATTGACCGTTTAGACGAGATTCTTGTTGATAGTGATAGCGCACGCTTGCGAGTTGTAGACTATAAGACTGGTGGAAAAGCAGCGGAGTCATTGAAAAGTGTTGATGAAATGTTTGACTCAAAGAATTTAAGTAAAAAGAGTGACTACACAATGCAGGCAATGCTATACAGTCTTATTGAAGCAAAGAACGATTCTGAACATAATCCAAATCATCGTGCTGTTAGTCCTGCTTTGCTCTTTATCCAACATGCAGGTAGTGAAGATTATACTCCTGTACTATCAATAGATAAGGAAGAAGTTACTGATGTCACCGTATATGAAGAGGATTTTCTTAGAAATCTCACGGAGAAACTCGAAGAAATACATAATCCTAATATAGCTTTTGCTCCAACAGACAATACTGATAGTTGTCAATACTGTCCTTATAAACAGATGTGTGGACGATAA
- the mtgA gene encoding monofunctional biosynthetic peptidoglycan transglycosylase, with translation MFKKIFKVIRWVLSLTFISTILAVVVYRFIPVYFTPLMISRCFEQIGKGESVKLYHDWVPLEKMSKSMPVAVMASEDQRFLTHHGFDYQAIEKAAEDHLKKGKKLRGGSTISQQTAKNVFLWQGRSWVRKGLEVYFTFLIETLWSKQRIMEVYLNSIEMGDGIYGVEACAEQNFGMEASQLSRRDCALIAATLPNPRRFSSKNPGPYMRKRIGQIEHQMTFIPAFPEEH, from the coding sequence ATGTTCAAGAAGATTTTTAAAGTGATAAGATGGGTATTATCCCTAACCTTTATCTCCACAATATTGGCGGTAGTTGTCTATCGCTTTATCCCTGTATACTTCACCCCTCTGATGATTAGTCGTTGTTTTGAACAGATTGGTAAAGGAGAGTCTGTGAAACTTTATCATGACTGGGTTCCGTTAGAAAAGATGTCAAAATCAATGCCTGTAGCAGTGATGGCAAGTGAGGACCAACGCTTCCTTACACATCATGGTTTCGACTATCAAGCTATCGAGAAAGCTGCAGAAGACCACCTGAAGAAAGGGAAGAAACTGCGTGGTGGATCTACCATATCTCAGCAAACAGCAAAGAATGTCTTTTTGTGGCAGGGACGCTCATGGGTAAGAAAAGGATTGGAGGTTTATTTCACTTTCCTCATAGAAACACTATGGAGCAAACAACGTATCATGGAGGTTTATCTTAATTCAATTGAGATGGGCGATGGAATCTATGGCGTTGAAGCTTGTGCTGAACAGAATTTCGGTATGGAGGCCAGCCAACTTAGTCGAAGAGATTGTGCACTTATAGCAGCGACATTACCTAATCCACGTCGCTTCTCCTCAAAGAATCCTGGACCTTATATGCGCAAGAGAATTGGACAGATTGAACACCAAATGACTTTTATACCAGCCTTCCCAGAAGAACATTAA